From the genome of Apodemus sylvaticus chromosome 3, mApoSyl1.1, whole genome shotgun sequence, one region includes:
- the Park7 gene encoding Parkinson disease protein 7: MASKRALVILAKGAEEMETVIPVDVMRRAGIKVTVAGLAGKDPVQCSRDVMICPDASLEDAKTQGPYDVVVLPGGNLGAQNLSESAVVKEILKEQENRKGLIAAICAGPTALLAHEVGFGCKVTTHPLAKDKMMNGNHYSYSESRVEKDGLILTSRGPGTSFEFALAIVEALMGKDMADQVKAPLVLKD, translated from the exons atggcTTCCAAAAGAGCTCTGGTCATCCTGGCCAAGGGAGCAGAGGAGATGGAGACCGTGATTCCCGTGGATGTCATGCGGCGAGCTGGG ATTAAAGTCACTGTTGCGGGCTTGGCTGGAAAGGACCCTGTGCAGTGCAGCCGTGACGTAATGATTTGTCCAGATGCCAGTCTGGAAGATGCAAAAACGCAG GGGCCATACGATGTGGTGGTTCTTCCAGGAGGAAATCTGGGTGCACAGAATTTATCTGAG TCGGCTGTGGTGAAGGAGATCCTGAAGGAGCAGGAGAACAGGAAGGGCCTCATAGCTGCCATCTGTGCGG GCCCTACGGCTCTGTTGGCTCACGAAGTAGGTTTTGGATGCAAGGTCACAACTCACCCCCTGGCTAAGGACAAAATGATGAATGGCA ATCACTACAGCTACTCAGAGAGCCGCGTGGAGAAGGACGGCCTGATCCTCACTAGCCGCGGGCCGGGAACCAGCTTTGAGTTTGCACTGGCCATTGTGGAAGCTCTCATGGGGAAGGACATGGCTGACCAAGTGAAGGCACCGCTTGTTCTCAAAGACTAG